In Spirosoma aureum, a single genomic region encodes these proteins:
- the pdxH gene encoding pyridoxamine 5'-phosphate oxidase has product MPSAISDLRKEYSLNGLDTTDVLSDPIAQFQVWFNDALNAKVPEPNAMYVSTVTADGRPDGRIVLLKGISEAGFVFFTNYESRKGQELASHPFATLTFFYQELERQIRIEGQVEKVSSDESDAYFSSRPRGSQIGAWVSNQSLVIESREVLENRQHELETQFADGPVPRPSYWGGYRVIPDAIEFWQGRPSRLHDRIRYRKQAENWLIERLAP; this is encoded by the coding sequence ATGCCATCAGCAATCAGTGACTTACGTAAAGAATATTCGCTAAACGGTTTGGATACAACTGATGTTTTATCTGACCCGATCGCTCAGTTTCAAGTCTGGTTTAATGACGCCCTGAACGCCAAGGTTCCTGAGCCAAACGCGATGTACGTCAGTACTGTTACAGCAGATGGCCGACCCGACGGACGGATAGTTTTGCTCAAAGGTATATCGGAGGCTGGCTTTGTCTTCTTTACGAACTATGAAAGCCGTAAAGGTCAGGAACTTGCCAGCCACCCGTTTGCCACGCTTACGTTCTTTTATCAGGAACTCGAACGCCAGATTCGCATTGAAGGTCAGGTTGAAAAAGTGAGTTCAGATGAATCAGACGCCTATTTCAGCAGTCGCCCGCGCGGGAGTCAGATCGGCGCCTGGGTATCGAACCAGAGTTTGGTGATCGAGAGCCGCGAGGTGCTCGAAAATCGCCAGCATGAGCTCGAAACACAGTTTGCCGATGGACCCGTGCCGCGTCCATCCTATTGGGGTGGCTATCGGGTCATTCCCGATGCGATTGAATTCTGGCAGGGGCGGCCAAGCCGACTTCACGACCGAATTCGCTATCGGAAGCAAGCCGAAAACTGGCTCATCGAGCGGCTTGCCCCCTGA
- a CDS encoding DUF349 domain-containing protein has product MANQEQEINQQPDTKNQATGELAVNTPEDTTTQSTPEVEGTETTSESAEVSMAETQPEPAGADDTNVTSTDIPAVNTVPEVAPVEAIDTSEVPTPADPADVTDTSAAESQDEPEASVEKTEEPIAEAEIEPAVAEVPAEAPVAELAQESTTDDAAPASEETAVESDVVASEAPVTDEVTAQYADITDADDDASIHSSVDYSQFSKQDFVNLLETQLATISVAAVTPGDFKKADQVLKEVKPLFDQMKRAEREAALQAYVAETGADEGFEYKYDETILRFDELYKLIKSQKNTYFQNLDKAKDTNFAAKTDLLTRLRELVETDENNAGDPKVSWNEFKKIQDEWKAAGNMNSPHNATLWATYHALVDRYYSNRNIYFELKELDRKRNATLKAEVIEKVEAMAKAAEETPVTRQTIDEANALFEEYKHIGPAPKAEQEVLWGRMKVALDVLYDKRRDQTNEQRKESAQLYEEKSAIYEELIPLTSFTSNSINDWNDKTKAVMALQDRWNAIKGPMPRDEGKELSKKFWAALKTFFHNKGEFFKQLESKREENLRAKTELCEQVEAILASGEESPEITQTVIELQRQWKNIGQVPEKQKNSIFDRFKAACDAFFNKKRSKNQETEREFEANLAKKITLIERIEAAANENADLSELNEFKKEWNAIGFVPKKDMQSTQKRYINAVNALVGSTGKIPAKDKERVMLQNEAEVTRSGGRDRDFNRGGDRDSGGNKRENDIRRRITSIENDIATYRNNIEFFARSKNADKLRAEIDRKIADAEKQLDDLRHQLRVAQA; this is encoded by the coding sequence ATGGCAAACCAAGAACAGGAAATTAACCAGCAGCCAGACACCAAGAATCAGGCTACCGGCGAGCTGGCAGTTAATACTCCCGAAGATACCACGACACAATCCACACCGGAAGTCGAGGGTACGGAAACTACGTCCGAATCGGCGGAAGTTTCAATGGCTGAAACACAGCCCGAACCCGCTGGTGCCGACGACACCAATGTAACATCTACCGACATCCCCGCTGTCAATACAGTTCCCGAGGTTGCTCCAGTTGAGGCTATCGACACGTCAGAAGTGCCAACCCCAGCTGATCCTGCCGACGTTACCGATACGTCGGCTGCCGAATCGCAGGATGAGCCGGAAGCCTCCGTCGAGAAGACGGAAGAGCCAATCGCTGAAGCTGAGATAGAGCCGGCTGTTGCTGAGGTTCCTGCTGAAGCGCCTGTAGCTGAACTAGCTCAGGAGTCGACGACAGATGATGCGGCTCCAGCATCCGAAGAAACAGCTGTAGAGTCGGATGTAGTGGCTTCGGAGGCTCCTGTCACAGATGAAGTGACGGCTCAATATGCCGACATCACCGATGCGGACGATGATGCCTCGATTCATTCATCGGTTGATTATAGCCAATTCTCGAAACAGGATTTCGTCAATCTGCTGGAAACTCAACTGGCAACGATCAGTGTGGCGGCTGTTACCCCCGGCGACTTTAAGAAGGCCGATCAGGTACTTAAAGAAGTTAAGCCGTTGTTCGACCAGATGAAACGGGCTGAACGCGAGGCTGCTTTGCAGGCATATGTTGCTGAAACGGGTGCTGATGAGGGTTTCGAATATAAATATGACGAGACCATTCTGCGATTTGATGAGCTGTATAAGTTGATCAAGAGCCAGAAAAACACTTATTTCCAGAATTTAGATAAGGCAAAAGATACCAATTTTGCTGCGAAAACGGACCTGCTGACCCGCTTGCGTGAACTGGTTGAAACCGACGAGAACAATGCCGGTGATCCAAAAGTAAGCTGGAACGAGTTCAAAAAAATTCAGGACGAGTGGAAAGCCGCCGGGAATATGAATTCCCCGCATAATGCCACCCTCTGGGCTACGTATCACGCGCTTGTCGATCGGTACTACAGCAACCGGAATATCTACTTTGAGCTAAAAGAACTGGACCGTAAGCGCAACGCTACGCTAAAAGCGGAGGTGATCGAGAAAGTTGAGGCAATGGCAAAAGCTGCTGAGGAAACGCCGGTAACGCGGCAGACCATCGACGAAGCCAACGCCCTATTCGAAGAATACAAGCACATCGGTCCGGCTCCAAAAGCTGAACAGGAAGTGCTGTGGGGCCGGATGAAAGTTGCCCTTGATGTGCTGTACGACAAGCGTCGGGATCAGACAAATGAGCAACGGAAAGAATCCGCTCAACTCTACGAAGAAAAATCGGCGATTTACGAAGAACTAATCCCTCTTACGTCGTTCACCTCGAACAGCATTAACGACTGGAACGATAAGACGAAGGCCGTCATGGCACTTCAGGATCGCTGGAATGCCATAAAAGGACCAATGCCCCGTGATGAGGGCAAGGAACTGAGCAAAAAATTCTGGGCTGCGCTGAAAACGTTCTTCCATAACAAAGGGGAGTTTTTTAAGCAACTGGAGAGCAAGCGGGAAGAAAACCTCCGGGCGAAAACGGAACTTTGCGAACAGGTTGAAGCAATTCTGGCTTCGGGTGAAGAGTCGCCCGAAATCACGCAGACAGTAATCGAACTGCAACGCCAGTGGAAAAACATCGGTCAGGTGCCTGAAAAGCAAAAGAACTCGATCTTTGATCGGTTCAAGGCTGCCTGTGATGCTTTCTTCAATAAAAAACGCTCGAAAAATCAGGAAACGGAACGCGAGTTTGAAGCAAACCTGGCGAAGAAAATAACGCTGATCGAACGTATTGAAGCCGCTGCCAATGAAAATGCTGACCTCTCTGAACTAAACGAGTTCAAAAAAGAGTGGAATGCTATCGGATTCGTGCCGAAGAAAGACATGCAGTCTACCCAGAAACGCTACATCAATGCCGTCAATGCACTGGTTGGGTCGACAGGTAAGATTCCGGCTAAAGACAAAGAGCGGGTTATGCTCCAGAACGAAGCTGAAGTGACGCGTTCGGGTGGTCGCGACCGGGATTTCAACCGGGGTGGTGATCGCGATAGCGGAGGTAACAAGCGTGAGAACGATATTCGTCGGCGCATTACATCCATTGAAAACGACATTGCTACCTATCGGAACAATATTGAGTTTTTTGCCCGTTCGAAGAATGCCGACAAACTTCGGGCTGAAATCGACCGTAAAATTGCTGATGCGGAGAAGCAATTAGACGATTTACGCCATCAGTTACGCGTAGCGCAGGCTTAA
- a CDS encoding response regulator produces the protein MINNLVMKMLPLRVLLVDDDDEDRQLIREALTTAIDHILIEEMATGEELIKWLAHRRSLPSTEMRKESALVTIILLDMHMPKLTGLETLQSLGDTRDLAYMPVVLLTSSISEPLKQQAYEHGIHLYMVKPAGASGFYRVVEAVKLCYRDTLRMRDQNAFS, from the coding sequence ATGATCAACAATCTAGTCATGAAAATGCTGCCATTACGGGTTTTATTAGTCGATGATGATGACGAGGATCGCCAACTGATTCGCGAAGCTTTAACTACGGCTATTGATCATATCCTGATTGAGGAAATGGCCACTGGAGAGGAGCTAATAAAATGGCTGGCACATCGGAGAAGTCTGCCTTCAACGGAGATGCGCAAGGAGAGTGCTTTAGTAACTATCATTCTTCTGGATATGCATATGCCTAAGCTAACAGGTCTGGAGACGTTGCAATCCTTGGGCGACACGAGGGATCTGGCTTACATGCCTGTGGTCCTGTTAACTTCGTCAATAAGCGAACCGCTCAAGCAGCAAGCCTATGAACATGGCATTCATTTATACATGGTAAAACCCGCAGGGGCCAGCGGCTTTTACCGGGTTGTAGAAGCCGTTAAGCTGTGTTATCGGGATACACTACGAATGCGGGATCAAAATGCCTTTAGTTAA
- a CDS encoding RNA polymerase sigma factor, whose translation MTFSNESILLNQISVGDEKAFNKLYDFYRPGIYRFIYKFIKSSELTNDICQEVFMKIWEERWAIQEINSFKSYLFTITKNHTFNVLKRAAVEDRIKGEVLRNYCVSKNDTEEILQVKEYQQFLQTILDSLPPQSRAVFKLCRQQDKSYDEAAQILGVSSNAIKKHMVRSMKVIKFAVEKDMGIAFSVFMELVVQSGDLLLVV comes from the coding sequence ATGACTTTTTCAAACGAAAGTATTTTGCTAAATCAGATTTCTGTTGGCGACGAAAAAGCATTTAATAAACTGTACGACTTTTATCGACCGGGTATTTATCGGTTCATCTACAAGTTCATAAAATCGAGTGAGCTTACGAATGACATCTGCCAGGAGGTATTCATGAAAATCTGGGAAGAGCGATGGGCAATACAGGAAATCAATTCGTTTAAGTCGTACCTGTTTACGATTACCAAAAATCACACCTTTAATGTGCTTAAACGTGCGGCCGTGGAAGACCGCATCAAAGGAGAGGTGCTTCGGAATTATTGCGTGTCGAAAAATGATACGGAGGAAATATTACAGGTAAAAGAGTACCAGCAATTTCTACAGACCATTCTGGATTCATTGCCTCCACAAAGCCGGGCCGTATTTAAACTGTGCCGACAGCAGGACAAGAGTTATGATGAAGCAGCTCAGATTTTGGGCGTATCCAGTAACGCGATCAAGAAACACATGGTCCGATCGATGAAGGTGATCAAATTCGCCGTAGAGAAGGACATGGGCATTGCTTTCAGTGTGTTTATGGAACTAGTAGTACAATCCGGCGATCTGTTACTGGTCGTGTGA
- a CDS encoding alpha/beta hydrolase family protein, whose translation MKKITGLVLSLFAGTMLYGQTRAQNPEASQITALQRQIAGMQHQFDALDKTIDDLTWSQRLGDAVLVDKVIITGPPPAVIKNPTGQGAKNPVRFSAYVFIPSRIDPSKKYPLLVLPHGGVHSNFNTAYAHIIKELTAQEYVVIAPDYRGSTGYGQGFYQLIDYGGLEVEDTKSCRDYMLQNYDFIDKKRVGILGWSHGGMITLLNLFNYPSDYAVGYAGVPVSDLIARMGYKSQSYRDAYSADYHLGKSADQNVEEYRKRSPAWNAQKLQTPLLIHTNTNDEDVNVLEVEHLIKSLKAEGKKFDYEIYKEAPGGHTFNRIDSYGAKESRMKIYDFLAQYLKPNKKFKDVKELIEASYFPKQGK comes from the coding sequence ATGAAAAAAATTACCGGACTAGTCCTGTCGTTGTTTGCAGGAACAATGCTTTATGGCCAGACGAGGGCCCAAAACCCGGAAGCGTCTCAGATTACTGCGTTGCAACGGCAAATCGCTGGCATGCAGCATCAATTCGATGCGCTCGATAAAACGATCGACGATCTTACCTGGAGCCAACGTCTGGGCGACGCCGTTCTGGTCGACAAAGTCATTATTACTGGTCCACCACCAGCTGTCATCAAAAATCCGACTGGCCAGGGAGCCAAGAATCCAGTTCGTTTTTCGGCCTATGTGTTCATTCCTTCCAGGATTGACCCGTCGAAAAAATATCCGTTACTGGTGCTACCGCATGGCGGAGTACATAGTAATTTCAATACGGCCTATGCACACATCATCAAAGAACTCACCGCTCAGGAATATGTAGTCATTGCGCCCGATTACCGGGGTAGTACAGGTTACGGCCAGGGATTCTACCAGCTCATCGATTACGGCGGACTGGAAGTCGAAGACACTAAAAGCTGTAGAGATTACATGCTGCAAAACTACGATTTCATCGACAAGAAACGGGTTGGTATACTAGGCTGGAGCCACGGCGGTATGATCACGCTTCTCAATCTGTTCAATTACCCTTCCGATTACGCAGTTGGCTATGCGGGTGTGCCCGTAAGTGATCTCATTGCCAGAATGGGCTATAAAAGCCAGAGCTATCGCGATGCGTATTCGGCGGATTACCACCTCGGCAAGTCGGCCGATCAGAACGTCGAAGAATACCGAAAACGCTCTCCGGCCTGGAATGCCCAGAAACTCCAGACACCACTGCTCATTCATACCAACACGAATGATGAGGATGTAAACGTGCTGGAAGTCGAACATTTGATCAAATCGCTCAAAGCCGAAGGAAAAAAGTTTGACTATGAGATCTACAAAGAAGCGCCGGGCGGCCACACTTTTAACCGGATCGATTCGTACGGAGCCAAGGAAAGCCGGATGAAAATCTATGATTTCCTGGCACAATACCTCAAGCCCAACAAGAAATTCAAAGACGTTAAAGAACTGATCGAAGCCAGCTACTTCCCGAAGCAGGGGAAGTAA
- a CDS encoding TldD/PmbA family protein yields the protein MAILSQEEARKIIDKVLSYSKADEMKVELTGGRSGNIRFARNSVSTAGATNNLSLSVTVVLGKRIGTSDINEFDDASLEKAVRRAEEMARLAPENPEYMPMPGPQTYAKPQAFVETTANMKAPDRAKLAGASIKSIMASQLSGAGFLEDSSSFNAIGNSKGLFGYHKNTSVNFSLTIRTPDGTGSGYAAGDYNDVTKLNTGSLTDIAIQKAKASQKAAALEPGKYTVILEPLAAGELIQFMIRAMDARTADEGRSFLSKKGGGTRLGEKLLDERVTIYSDPTDVQIPSSPFSAEGYPHERVTWFDKGVVKNMSYSAFWAKQKGAKPLPEPSGFVMSGGTQSLAELIKGTEKGILVTRFWYTRWLDPQTLLYTGLTRDGTFYIDKGQIKHPVKNFRFNESPVIMLNNLEALGIPERTRGNMVPPMRIRDFTFSSLSDAV from the coding sequence ATGGCTATTTTATCGCAGGAAGAAGCCAGGAAAATCATTGACAAGGTTTTGAGTTATTCCAAAGCCGACGAAATGAAAGTTGAATTAACCGGAGGACGGTCGGGCAATATTCGCTTTGCCCGTAACTCGGTGTCCACCGCTGGCGCAACCAATAACCTCTCATTGTCCGTAACGGTGGTGTTAGGCAAACGAATCGGTACGTCTGACATCAATGAATTTGACGATGCCTCGCTGGAAAAAGCGGTCCGTCGAGCTGAGGAAATGGCCCGGCTGGCACCCGAAAACCCGGAATACATGCCCATGCCGGGGCCGCAAACCTACGCAAAACCCCAGGCTTTTGTGGAGACGACAGCCAACATGAAAGCACCGGATCGCGCTAAGCTGGCCGGTGCCAGTATCAAATCCATCATGGCCAGCCAGTTGAGCGGTGCCGGATTTCTGGAAGATTCGTCCAGTTTTAATGCCATCGGGAATAGCAAAGGGCTATTCGGCTATCATAAAAATACCAGTGTCAATTTTTCCCTGACCATCCGAACGCCCGATGGAACCGGATCTGGCTATGCGGCTGGTGATTACAACGATGTAACGAAACTGAATACAGGCTCGTTGACAGACATTGCCATTCAAAAAGCAAAAGCATCGCAAAAGGCTGCCGCTCTGGAGCCAGGAAAATATACGGTCATTCTGGAACCGTTGGCTGCTGGCGAGTTGATCCAATTTATGATCCGTGCGATGGATGCCCGCACAGCTGATGAAGGCCGCAGCTTTCTGAGTAAAAAGGGGGGTGGAACCCGGCTCGGCGAAAAGCTGCTCGATGAGCGGGTAACCATTTATTCCGACCCTACAGATGTGCAGATACCCAGCTCTCCATTTTCGGCCGAAGGCTATCCCCACGAACGAGTGACGTGGTTTGATAAAGGAGTCGTAAAAAATATGTCGTATTCAGCCTTCTGGGCGAAGCAAAAAGGGGCTAAACCGCTACCGGAGCCGTCGGGATTTGTCATGTCAGGCGGTACACAATCCTTAGCCGAATTGATTAAAGGAACGGAAAAAGGCATTCTGGTCACCCGCTTCTGGTACACCCGCTGGCTGGACCCGCAAACGTTGCTGTATACCGGCCTGACCCGCGATGGAACCTTTTACATCGACAAAGGCCAGATCAAACATCCCGTTAAAAACTTCCGATTCAACGAAAGTCCGGTTATCATGCTCAACAACCTGGAAGCACTTGGCATTCCGGAACGTACGCGGGGTAATATGGTTCCTCCCATGCGAATCCGTGACTTTACGTTCAGCAGCCTTTCCGACGCGGTTTAA
- a CDS encoding TldD/PmbA family protein, translated as MKRRDFVKLSGLGMGASLLPAGLVAGHRISAEDLLNSGPDTAVKKRMADVALNAAKSKGATYADVRIGRYLRQYLFTRENKVQNIVNSESYGIGIRVIANGTWGFASTNEMKPESIARCAEEAVEMAKANAEIQLEPVVLAPQKGVGEQVWKTPIKKNAFEIPVKEKIDLLMEVNGAALKNGASFVNSNLFFVNEQKYFASTDGSYIDQDVHRMWPTFTVSAINKQTGRFKSRDALSAPIGMGYEYLSDNPAEKIIVPNGPTVYRYAYNMIEDATAAALQAKEKLTAKSVPAGKYDMILDPSNLGLTIHESVGHPLELDRVLGYEANLAGTSFATMEKLQSKSFQYGSKIVNLKADKIQPNTMGLVGYDDEGVPCKQWDLVKNGVLVNFQATRDQVHLLGEKESQGCSFAESWDSVQFQRMPNVSLQPHPEKYSIHDMIKDTEKGIYILGRGSSSIDQQRYNFQFSGQLFYEIKDGAIVGMLDDVAYQSNTQEFWNSCARICDKDDYRLFGTFFDGKGQPGQVSAVSHGCPTTRFNGVNVINTGRKI; from the coding sequence ATGAAAAGACGTGATTTTGTGAAATTATCCGGTTTAGGCATGGGCGCTTCGCTACTGCCTGCCGGACTGGTCGCTGGTCACCGGATATCGGCCGAAGATCTGCTGAATTCGGGGCCAGACACGGCAGTCAAGAAGCGCATGGCCGACGTGGCGCTCAATGCGGCCAAAAGCAAAGGCGCTACGTATGCCGATGTACGCATTGGCCGGTATCTCCGCCAGTATCTGTTTACCCGTGAAAACAAGGTACAAAACATTGTCAATTCCGAGTCGTATGGCATCGGAATCAGGGTGATTGCCAACGGCACCTGGGGATTTGCGTCAACAAACGAGATGAAACCCGAAAGCATTGCCCGGTGCGCCGAAGAAGCGGTCGAGATGGCAAAAGCCAATGCTGAGATTCAACTGGAACCGGTTGTACTGGCTCCGCAGAAAGGTGTAGGCGAGCAAGTCTGGAAAACACCCATCAAGAAAAATGCCTTTGAAATCCCGGTCAAAGAGAAGATCGATCTGCTGATGGAAGTGAACGGAGCCGCTCTGAAAAATGGTGCTTCATTCGTTAACTCCAACCTCTTCTTTGTCAATGAGCAGAAATATTTTGCCTCTACCGATGGCTCGTATATTGATCAGGACGTACACCGGATGTGGCCTACGTTTACGGTTTCGGCCATCAACAAACAAACTGGCCGCTTCAAATCCCGCGACGCGCTGAGTGCACCCATCGGCATGGGTTACGAATACCTCTCGGACAATCCGGCCGAGAAAATTATCGTCCCCAACGGCCCAACGGTCTACCGGTATGCGTATAACATGATCGAAGACGCCACTGCAGCGGCCTTGCAGGCAAAGGAAAAGCTTACGGCCAAATCGGTGCCCGCCGGGAAATACGACATGATTCTGGACCCCTCTAACCTGGGTTTGACCATTCACGAATCCGTCGGGCATCCGCTGGAGCTTGACCGCGTACTCGGCTACGAAGCCAATCTGGCCGGGACAAGCTTTGCCACGATGGAAAAGCTTCAATCAAAAAGCTTCCAGTATGGCAGCAAAATCGTGAATCTGAAAGCGGATAAAATTCAGCCGAATACGATGGGGCTGGTTGGCTACGACGACGAAGGTGTTCCCTGCAAACAGTGGGATCTGGTCAAAAATGGCGTTCTGGTCAATTTTCAGGCTACACGCGATCAGGTTCATCTGTTGGGCGAAAAAGAATCGCAGGGATGCAGTTTTGCCGAAAGCTGGGATAGTGTGCAGTTTCAGCGGATGCCAAATGTTTCACTCCAGCCACACCCGGAAAAATATAGCATCCACGACATGATCAAGGATACCGAGAAAGGTATTTACATTCTGGGGCGTGGGTCTTCGTCCATCGATCAGCAACGTTACAATTTCCAGTTCAGCGGTCAGCTTTTCTATGAAATCAAGGATGGTGCTATTGTGGGTATGCTCGATGATGTAGCCTACCAGTCGAACACCCAGGAATTCTGGAACTCCTGCGCCCGCATCTGCGACAAAGACGATTATCGGTTATTCGGCACCTTCTTCGACGGAAAGGGACAACCGGGTCAGGTCAGCGCTGTTTCGCACGGATGCCCCACTACACGATTTAATGGCGTGAACGTAATCAATACCGGACGGAAGATTTAA
- a CDS encoding penicillin acylase family protein, whose amino-acid sequence MHYKVYSLFIFFGLWVSSAVAQSTFSTQEVKSLQKQAKGIEIVKDTYGVPHVYAKTDADAVFGEMYIQCDEFFDKVENSLITRLGRLSETEGEGSIYKDLWTRMFIDSTQAVQLYHKTPDWLKKLCDAYAGGINYYLITHPAVKPKLLTRVEPWMILMNNVPAMGGSNVSEADFKAFYLKEAAQLSTGSRSFTAEPPKNDGSNGFALAPSRTQSKKAMLFINPHAEYYGRIEIHLVSDEGLNSYGAPFLGQFNIFQGFNEFCGWMHPVSLSDAKDLYAENVEWKKGKLVYRYNGIWKPVDSTTHELRYKKGDTWATKRFVTYRTHHGPVVYATATRWIALKTYEPNIELLGMNWLKMKARNMKEFSSAINARAMVGSNIVYADKDGNIAYWHGNFVPKKNPLLDWRRPVDGTTSATEWQGTHDLKEIPQYINPANGWIQNCNSTPLYATGVLDTVMLKLPTYMLPDGHTPRAVHAVRVLTPLKNATMDDVIKASYDGYLPSGERFIPGLIASYNSTANDSLKAKLAQPIETLKKWDFKTDTNSVATTLTVHWLEKIIQLDMARLAKPATTEEQYSLTNGAAVTTEFISPLEQLTALAQVVAELEKEFGTWQVGWGMDNRFQRTTDKEPSDDKLSWGVPATPGFMGSLNAYVSKKSPKTHKRYGITGNTFVAAVEFGDKLRAKTILTGGASSDPASPHYIDQVKGYIDGTYKEIYFYKDDVYKHAEKIYHPGDIQ is encoded by the coding sequence ATGCATTATAAAGTCTATTCTCTGTTTATCTTCTTTGGCCTATGGGTCAGCTCAGCCGTTGCTCAGTCAACCTTTTCTACCCAGGAAGTCAAGTCGCTGCAAAAGCAGGCAAAGGGTATTGAAATCGTTAAAGATACCTATGGCGTTCCCCACGTATATGCCAAAACGGATGCTGATGCTGTATTCGGGGAGATGTACATCCAATGCGACGAGTTTTTCGATAAGGTAGAGAACTCATTGATTACCCGCCTGGGTCGGCTGTCGGAAACCGAAGGAGAAGGGTCTATTTACAAAGACCTCTGGACGCGCATGTTCATTGATTCGACCCAGGCCGTTCAGTTGTACCATAAAACCCCCGACTGGCTCAAAAAACTCTGCGATGCCTACGCTGGCGGTATCAACTACTATTTGATTACGCATCCGGCCGTCAAGCCCAAGCTGCTTACCCGCGTAGAACCCTGGATGATTCTGATGAACAACGTTCCCGCTATGGGAGGAAGCAACGTCAGCGAAGCCGATTTTAAAGCATTTTATCTGAAAGAAGCCGCCCAGCTCAGTACGGGTAGCCGGAGTTTCACGGCCGAGCCACCCAAAAATGATGGGTCCAATGGTTTTGCATTAGCACCTTCCCGCACCCAGAGTAAAAAAGCGATGCTTTTCATTAACCCCCATGCCGAATACTACGGGCGGATCGAAATTCATCTGGTCAGCGACGAGGGATTGAATTCATACGGTGCTCCTTTTCTGGGGCAATTCAATATTTTTCAGGGCTTCAACGAGTTCTGCGGCTGGATGCACCCCGTTTCCCTTTCCGATGCAAAAGACTTATACGCTGAAAACGTCGAATGGAAAAAAGGGAAGCTAGTGTATCGCTACAATGGCATCTGGAAACCGGTCGATAGCACGACGCATGAGCTTCGCTATAAAAAAGGCGATACATGGGCAACCAAGAGATTCGTAACGTATCGCACACACCACGGCCCGGTTGTCTATGCAACGGCTACCCGCTGGATTGCGCTGAAAACCTACGAACCCAATATCGAGCTACTGGGCATGAACTGGCTGAAAATGAAGGCCAGGAACATGAAGGAGTTTAGCAGTGCCATCAACGCACGGGCCATGGTGGGCAGTAATATCGTGTACGCCGATAAAGATGGTAACATTGCTTACTGGCATGGCAACTTCGTTCCGAAGAAAAACCCACTGCTCGACTGGCGACGCCCTGTCGATGGCACGACGTCGGCTACCGAATGGCAGGGAACGCATGATTTAAAAGAAATTCCCCAGTACATCAATCCCGCAAACGGCTGGATACAGAACTGTAACTCAACACCTTTATATGCCACGGGCGTATTGGATACAGTGATGCTGAAATTGCCCACCTACATGCTGCCCGATGGGCATACCCCACGCGCGGTTCACGCGGTTCGGGTACTGACACCGTTGAAAAACGCGACAATGGACGATGTCATTAAAGCCTCGTACGATGGCTATCTGCCGAGTGGCGAACGGTTTATTCCGGGTCTGATCGCATCGTACAATTCAACCGCGAACGACTCGCTGAAAGCGAAACTGGCTCAACCCATTGAAACGCTGAAAAAATGGGATTTTAAAACCGATACGAATTCGGTAGCGACCACACTGACTGTACACTGGCTGGAAAAAATCATTCAACTGGATATGGCCCGATTGGCGAAACCTGCCACCACGGAGGAACAATACTCGCTTACCAACGGAGCTGCGGTCACGACCGAATTCATTTCACCCCTGGAGCAGCTCACGGCGCTGGCCCAGGTCGTCGCTGAACTTGAAAAGGAGTTTGGCACCTGGCAGGTTGGCTGGGGAATGGACAATCGTTTTCAACGAACGACGGACAAAGAGCCGAGTGATGACAAACTTAGCTGGGGCGTTCCCGCTACTCCCGGCTTTATGGGTTCACTAAACGCCTATGTCAGTAAAAAATCACCCAAAACGCATAAACGCTACGGCATTACGGGCAACACCTTCGTGGCTGCGGTAGAGTTTGGCGATAAGCTCCGGGCCAAAACCATTCTGACCGGTGGGGCCAGTTCTGATCCGGCGTCGCCACACTACATCGATCAGGTGAAAGGATACATCGATGGCACTTACAAGGAGATCTATTTCTATAAAGACGACGTGTACAAACACGCCGAAAAAATCTACCATCCCGGCGATATACAGTAA